CCCATCAGACTGGCCATGTACCCCCAGTACGCCTACTACGCCTACGGCTACCCCACGGATAAGCCTCACAAGGGGAAGAGAACAGAACGCGTCGGGCACAGGCGATCGTCCAGCCAAGCGGCATCCCTCCACTAGTGGATCGCAAGGGTTGTTCGGGAATCATCCTCCCCTGAAGTAGCCTCTCCACCCGTTTTCGACTTCTGTCTCCCGCGCATCTGTGTCAGAATCCCGCCCCATGCCGAGGCTTTTCTTCGTCCTCTTCCTGATCGGAATCACCGCGCGTGCCTTCGCGGCGCCGCAAGGCGAATCCTCACCGGACGATCCCCATGAACACTCTGCCCACTCCGCCACGCTCCTGGCCGAAATCCGCTTTGAGGGGAACGAACGAGTCGAAAAAGAGATCCTCCTGAGGGAAATCCAGTCCAAGATCGGCTCCGAGCTCGATGAGAATACCGTCAGTGAAGATCTCAAGCGACTCTACAAACTGAAGTACTTCAAAGACATCCGTGTCCTGATGGACGAAGCGGAGGGCCGCACGGTCCTCACCTTCAAGATCGTGGAGAAACCCCTCGTCAAGGAGCACAAGATCGTCGGCAACAAGAAAGTCGCCAAAGAGAAAATCGAAGAGACGATCAAGATCAAAGATCGCACGTTTCTCGACATGGAAGTCCTCAAGCGCGACCTCGAAGCGATCAAGAAACTCTACGAGCAGGAGGGATATTATCTGGCCGAGGTCCTCTACGAACTGGAATTCAAGCCCACAAACCAGGTCATCGTGCACTACAAGGCCACGGAGGGCGACAAGGTCCAGGTTCGAAGAATCAACTTTGTCGGCAACACGACGTTTACGGATGATGAGCTCAAAGAGGCGGCCGAAACCAAGGAGAGCGACGCCTTCTCCTGGGCCACGGACAAGGGTCGCTACCAGAAAGATATCTTTCTGGACGATGTGGAAAAGGTAAAAGCCTTCTACCTCAACAACGGTTTTATCCAGGTGCAGGTGCTGGATCCGGTGGCCCAACTCAGCAAGAACCGGAAATGGATCTACGTTTCAATGGCCGTCAAAGAAGGCGAACGGTTCAAGATCGGGAGCGTTACCTTCACCGGTGACTTGGAATTCACCCCGAAAGAGCTGGATGAGTTGGCCAACACCGAACCGGACCATTACTTCAGCCGAGATCAGGTCAGCAAGGATATTTTCGCCGTCACGGAGAAATATGGGGACTTGGGCTATGCCTTCGCCGAGGTGGAACCCCTCACGGACATCCGGGAGGACAAGCGGGAAGTGGACATCAACTTCCGCATCAAGAAGGGAAACAAGGTCTACTTCCGGCGGATCAACGTCGTGGGCAACACCACATCACGCGACAAGGTCGTGAGACGGGAGCTGAAAGTGGCCGAAGGCGACCTCTACTCCATTTCGAGACTCCGCCAAAGCCGCGAGAAGATCTATCGGCTTGGTTTCTTCGAGGAGGTGGATTTCCAGACCCGCCGCGTGATCGGGATGGACCTCCTGGATGTCGATGTGAAAGTGAAGGAAGGCTCGACCGGCGCGTTGCAAGTCACCGGCGGCTACAGCACGTTCGAGGGTTTCATCTTCATGGCGCAGATCCAGCAGGCCAATCTTCTGGGCTACGGGCACCAGCTCTCCATATCCGGCTCTTTCAGCAAACGGTCGCAGATCTTCTCCTTCGACTACCTGGATCCCTACTTCCTCGACACCAACTGGAGTCTCGGCTTCCAGGCCTTTCGCACGCAGACCCGGTCCTATCGAGGTTTCGTCATCGACAACACCGGCGGCCAGGTCCGCGCCGGATATCTCATCGGAGAAAACACACGCCTCTTCTGGACGTATGAACTCAAAACCAGTGAAGTCAGCGAGCGGCGCACCCGATTCCCCTACAAGGGGCTGAGTTCAAGCGGCGAGCTCTCGATACGGCGCAACACCCGAAACCATCCATTCGATCCCTCCAGCGGTTCGCTCAACTCCGCCAGCGTCCAACTCGCGCATGACGCCATGGGCAGCGATTTCAATTTCGCCAAGTACGAAGGCTCCTCCTCGTGGTACATCCCGCTGCTCTTCAAGATCGTCTATTCCACCCGCCTCCGCGGCGCCTATCTCCAACAGATCGGCTCGGTGCCGCCGCCCTACTTCGAACGATTCTTCGCCGGCGGTCTCGGCTCCGTTCGCGGGTACAACAGCCTGAGCCTCACGCCGACAACCATCGTGTGCGGCGACGAAGAGTTTCAGTCCGACTGTTCCCGACGGGCGGAAGTGGCGCTCGGCGGAAACAAGGAGGCGGTCTTCAACAATGAGATCATCTTCCCTTTGATCCCCCCCGCGGGGTTGAAATGGGTCGTGTTCTACGACGTGGGAAACGTTTTTCAGGAGGGCGACTTCGTCGATCCCCGGAAACTCCGCCAAGGCTGGGGGTTCGGCATCCGCTGGTTCTCCCCCATCGGCCCCCTCCGCTTCGAATGGGGCTTCCCCATCCGCAAACGGGCCGACGAACCGACCCCCGTCTTCGAATTCTTCATCGGATCTCTGTTTTGATTCCGTTTGCGCCGGAGCAAAAATTCCAGTAGACTACCGGGATTCAATGGAGGAAGTGGTGGTCAGCGGCATGAGGCCGACGGGGAAACTACATCTCGGTCATCTCCACGGCGTTCTCACCAACTGGGTGCAACTCCAGTCGAAGTACCGCTGTTTCTTCTTCGTGGCCGACTGGCACGCGCTCACTACCGAATTCGAGGATACCCGGGGCCTTCAGGACAGTGTGGTGGAGATGGTGATCGACTGGCTCACGGCGGGCCTCGACCCCGAGAAAAGCGTGATCTTCCTCCAATCCGACGTGAAACAACACGCGGAACTCCACCTCCTCTTCTCCATGATCACCCCGCTGGGCTGGCTCGAACGCAACCCCAGCTATAAGGACCTCCTGTCCCAACTTCCGGACAAGGACCTTTCGATGTACGGGTTCCTCGGCTACCCTGTTCTCCAGACGGCCGACGTCGTCCTTTACAAAGCAACGAAGGTTCCCGTCGGGGTCGATCAAGTGGCCCACCTCGAACTCGCCCGAGAAATCGTGCGCCGCTTCAACCATCTGTTCAAACTCGCCCTCCCGGAACCCCAGCCCATGCTCACCGAGGTGCCCAAACTTCTTGGCACGGATGGACGAAAGATGAGCAAAAGCTTTAACAATGCGATCTATCTTTCCGATCCACCGGATGTTGTTGAAAAGAAAGTGAGAAGCATGGTGACCGACACCAGGAGGATTCGGAAGACCGATCCGGGACATCCGGAGGAATGTGTCCTCTTCCCCTACCACAAACTTCACACCCCCGCAGGCGAAGTCGCCCGGATCGACAAAGATTGCCGCTCCGCCACCCTGGGATGCGTCGAGGACAAAGGTCTCCTGATAGAAAGTCTCAAGCAGACCCTCGGCCCGTTCCAGCAGAAAAGGAAGATCTTCGAATCCGACCGGAATCGAGTGATGGGGATCCTTCGCGACGGCGCCGCCCGCGCGCGTGTGGTCGCCGAACAGACCATGCAGGACGTCCGCCGCGCCGTCATGTCTACCTCATGACCGAAGAAGACCTCGCCGACCTCCCGGAGGGAGAAAATGCGGCGGGAGTCCCCGGGGCCGAAGCGACCGAATCCGCCGCGCCGCCCGCCGAGTCCGGCCCCCGCATGGATATCAAGCTCGACGTCTTCGAGGGGCCGCTGGATCTTCTCCTTCATCTGGTCAGAAAAGAAAAGCTCAACATCTATGATATTCCGATCTCGCGTATTACGACGCAATATCTCGAGTACCTCGATCTCATGAAGACCCTGAATGTGAATGTCGCAAGTGAGTTCCTCGCCATGGCGGCCACGCTGCTCTACATCAAGTCGCGCATGCTCCTCCCGGAGGCGTTCGAGGAGGATGAAGAGGACCCGCGGGAAGATCTCATGCGGCGCCTGCTCGAACACCAGCTCTACAAGGAGGCGGCCGATCAACTGCGCGGCCTCACGATGCTCGGGCGTGACGCCTTCACCCACGCGATGAGTCCGGAGGAATTGGAGAAATTGGGCACGCTGGAAGGGGAAATCGAGGCCGGCTTTTTCGATCTTTTGAATGCCTATCATGACGCCCAGAAGAAATTCCCCAAAGAACTCCACCACGACGTGGAGCTGGAGCCGATGACCATCGATCAGAAGATCGAGCAAATCTCGCTCTGGATGGAAACCAAGTACGAACTGGACCTTCAGGAGCTATTCGGGTGG
This region of Nitrospirota bacterium genomic DNA includes:
- the bamA gene encoding outer membrane protein assembly factor BamA, whose amino-acid sequence is MPRLFFVLFLIGITARAFAAPQGESSPDDPHEHSAHSATLLAEIRFEGNERVEKEILLREIQSKIGSELDENTVSEDLKRLYKLKYFKDIRVLMDEAEGRTVLTFKIVEKPLVKEHKIVGNKKVAKEKIEETIKIKDRTFLDMEVLKRDLEAIKKLYEQEGYYLAEVLYELEFKPTNQVIVHYKATEGDKVQVRRINFVGNTTFTDDELKEAAETKESDAFSWATDKGRYQKDIFLDDVEKVKAFYLNNGFIQVQVLDPVAQLSKNRKWIYVSMAVKEGERFKIGSVTFTGDLEFTPKELDELANTEPDHYFSRDQVSKDIFAVTEKYGDLGYAFAEVEPLTDIREDKREVDINFRIKKGNKVYFRRINVVGNTTSRDKVVRRELKVAEGDLYSISRLRQSREKIYRLGFFEEVDFQTRRVIGMDLLDVDVKVKEGSTGALQVTGGYSTFEGFIFMAQIQQANLLGYGHQLSISGSFSKRSQIFSFDYLDPYFLDTNWSLGFQAFRTQTRSYRGFVIDNTGGQVRAGYLIGENTRLFWTYELKTSEVSERRTRFPYKGLSSSGELSIRRNTRNHPFDPSSGSLNSASVQLAHDAMGSDFNFAKYEGSSSWYIPLLFKIVYSTRLRGAYLQQIGSVPPPYFERFFAGGLGSVRGYNSLSLTPTTIVCGDEEFQSDCSRRAEVALGGNKEAVFNNEIIFPLIPPAGLKWVVFYDVGNVFQEGDFVDPRKLRQGWGFGIRWFSPIGPLRFEWGFPIRKRADEPTPVFEFFIGSLF
- the trpS gene encoding tryptophan--tRNA ligase, whose protein sequence is MEEVVVSGMRPTGKLHLGHLHGVLTNWVQLQSKYRCFFFVADWHALTTEFEDTRGLQDSVVEMVIDWLTAGLDPEKSVIFLQSDVKQHAELHLLFSMITPLGWLERNPSYKDLLSQLPDKDLSMYGFLGYPVLQTADVVLYKATKVPVGVDQVAHLELAREIVRRFNHLFKLALPEPQPMLTEVPKLLGTDGRKMSKSFNNAIYLSDPPDVVEKKVRSMVTDTRRIRKTDPGHPEECVLFPYHKLHTPAGEVARIDKDCRSATLGCVEDKGLLIESLKQTLGPFQQKRKIFESDRNRVMGILRDGAARARVVAEQTMQDVRRAVMSTS
- a CDS encoding segregation/condensation protein A translates to MTEEDLADLPEGENAAGVPGAEATESAAPPAESGPRMDIKLDVFEGPLDLLLHLVRKEKLNIYDIPISRITTQYLEYLDLMKTLNVNVASEFLAMAATLLYIKSRMLLPEAFEEDEEDPREDLMRRLLEHQLYKEAADQLRGLTMLGRDAFTHAMSPEELEKLGTLEGEIEAGFFDLLNAYHDAQKKFPKELHHDVELEPMTIDQKIEQISLWMETKYELDLQELFGWARNRFELVLTFIAVLELVRRKAIVALQSEAFGAVRIRRRNNGTPGH